From Streptomyces sp. NBC_00775, one genomic window encodes:
- a CDS encoding glycoside hydrolase family 18 chitinase, producing MRFRQRARQRTVAGLTTLLLPLAALVGLASPAHAATTATATYTKSSDWGTGFEGKWTVTNTGTTALSSWTIEWDFPSGTSVTSAWDADVTSSGTHWTAKNKSYNGTLAAGASVSFGFNGAGSGSPSNCLLNGGSCDGGTTVPGDSAPSAPGTPTASSITDTSVKLDWSAATDDNGIKNYDVLRGGTKVATVTTTSYTDTGLTAGTDYSYTVQARDTADQTGPVSGAVAVHTTGGTTTPPTTSGAVKLGYFTEWGIYGRNYNVKNLVTSGSAAKITHINYAFGNVTGGKCAIGDSYADYDKAFTADQSVSGVADTWDQPLRGNFNQLRELKAKYPNLKVLWSFGGWTWSGGFGQAAADPAAFAQSCYDLVEDPRWADVFDGIDIDWEYPNACGLSCDTSGSAAFKNVMSALRAKFGSSNLVTAATTADGSTGGKIEAADYAGAAQYVDWYNVMTYDFFGAWDATGPTAPHSPLTSYSGIPKAGFTTADAMAKFKAIGVPASKLLIGIGFYGRGWTGVTQDAPGGTATGPAAGTYEQGIEDYKVLKTSCPSTGTIAGTAYAHCGSNWWSYDTPTTIGTKMAWAKTQGLGGAFFWEFSGDTTSGELVSAINSGLS from the coding sequence ATGCGCTTCCGGCAGAGAGCCAGACAACGAACCGTGGCAGGACTCACCACCCTGCTCCTCCCGCTCGCCGCGCTGGTCGGCCTCGCGAGCCCCGCCCACGCGGCCACCACCGCCACCGCCACGTACACCAAGAGCTCGGACTGGGGTACGGGCTTCGAAGGCAAGTGGACCGTCACCAACACCGGTACCACCGCCCTCAGTTCCTGGACGATCGAGTGGGACTTCCCCTCCGGTACGTCGGTGACGTCGGCGTGGGACGCGGACGTCACGTCCTCCGGCACCCACTGGACCGCCAAGAACAAGTCCTACAACGGCACCCTCGCCGCGGGCGCCTCCGTCTCCTTCGGCTTCAACGGCGCCGGCTCCGGCTCACCCTCCAACTGTCTGCTGAACGGCGGCAGTTGTGACGGCGGCACCACCGTCCCCGGCGACAGCGCGCCCTCCGCGCCCGGCACTCCCACCGCCTCCTCGATCACCGACACCTCGGTGAAGCTCGACTGGAGCGCGGCCACCGACGACAACGGCATCAAGAACTACGACGTTCTGCGCGGCGGCACCAAGGTCGCGACCGTGACGACGACCTCGTACACGGACACCGGTCTCACCGCCGGCACCGACTACTCGTACACCGTCCAGGCCCGTGACACCGCCGACCAGACCGGACCGGTCAGCGGCGCGGTCGCCGTGCACACCACCGGCGGCACCACGACCCCGCCGACCACGAGCGGCGCGGTCAAGCTCGGCTACTTCACCGAGTGGGGCATCTACGGCCGCAACTACAACGTCAAGAACCTGGTGACGTCGGGCTCGGCCGCGAAGATCACGCACATCAACTACGCCTTCGGCAACGTCACCGGCGGCAAGTGCGCGATCGGCGACTCCTACGCCGACTACGACAAGGCGTTCACCGCCGACCAGTCGGTCAGCGGCGTCGCCGACACCTGGGACCAGCCGCTGCGCGGCAACTTCAACCAGCTGCGCGAGCTGAAGGCCAAGTACCCGAACCTCAAGGTGCTGTGGTCCTTCGGCGGCTGGACCTGGTCCGGCGGCTTCGGACAGGCCGCGGCCGACCCCGCCGCCTTCGCCCAGTCCTGCTACGACCTGGTCGAGGACCCGCGCTGGGCCGATGTCTTCGACGGCATCGACATCGACTGGGAGTACCCGAACGCCTGCGGTCTGTCCTGCGACACCAGCGGCTCGGCGGCCTTCAAGAACGTGATGTCCGCGCTGCGCGCCAAGTTCGGCTCCAGCAACCTGGTCACCGCGGCCACCACCGCCGACGGCTCCACCGGCGGCAAGATCGAGGCCGCGGACTACGCGGGCGCCGCACAGTACGTCGACTGGTACAACGTGATGACGTACGACTTCTTCGGTGCCTGGGACGCGACCGGGCCGACCGCCCCGCACTCCCCGCTCACCTCGTACAGCGGCATCCCGAAGGCCGGCTTCACCACGGCCGACGCGATGGCCAAGTTCAAGGCGATCGGCGTCCCCGCGAGCAAGCTGCTGATCGGCATCGGCTTCTACGGGCGCGGCTGGACCGGCGTCACCCAGGACGCGCCGGGCGGCACCGCCACGGGCCCGGCCGCAGGCACGTACGAGCAGGGCATCGAGGACTACAAGGTCCTCAAGACGTCCTGCCCGTCCACCGGCACCATCGCCGGCACGGCGTACGCGCACTGCGGCAGCAACTGGTGGTCGTACGACACCCCGACCACCATCGGTACGAAGATGGCGTGGGCCAA